The Candidatus Alcyoniella australis genome contains a region encoding:
- the tmk gene encoding dTMP kinase, with amino-acid sequence MNAKLITFEGPEGAGKTTLIKRLAARLEQLEMPILITREPGGSPLGARFREMLLEHIEDRPTALTELLLYEADRIEHLEKIVRPALELGKLVLCDRFADATTAYQGYGRGLDLETVRSLNELVLRGLRPSRTYLLDLPVEAGLARTRGRLSADGRDESRFESEQIEFHQRVRRGYLELAAAEPQRFCIVDAQLDPEALYAVVINDLLASLKTETP; translated from the coding sequence GTGAACGCAAAGCTGATCACCTTCGAGGGCCCCGAGGGCGCGGGCAAGACCACGCTGATCAAGCGTCTGGCCGCAAGGCTGGAACAGCTTGAAATGCCTATCCTTATCACGCGGGAGCCCGGCGGCTCGCCCTTGGGAGCGCGCTTTCGAGAAATGCTGCTGGAACACATCGAGGACCGGCCCACAGCGCTGACCGAGCTGCTGTTGTACGAGGCCGACCGCATCGAGCACCTGGAAAAGATCGTCCGGCCGGCCCTTGAGCTTGGCAAGCTGGTGCTCTGCGACCGCTTTGCCGACGCCACCACCGCCTACCAGGGCTACGGTCGCGGGCTGGATCTGGAGACCGTACGTTCGCTCAACGAGCTGGTGCTGCGCGGCCTGCGTCCGTCGCGGACCTACCTGCTGGACCTGCCGGTGGAGGCCGGGCTGGCGCGCACCCGCGGACGGCTTTCCGCCGACGGCCGCGACGAGAGCCGCTTCGAATCCGAGCAGATCGAGTTTCACCAGCGTGTGCGCCGCGGCTACCTCGAGCTGGCCGCAGCCGAGCCGCAGCGCTTCTGCATCGTGGACGCGCAGCTCGATCCCGAGGCATTATACGCCGTGGTGATTAACGACCTGCTGGCATCGCTTAAAACGGAGACGCCTTGA
- a CDS encoding MMPL family transporter: MKYFVRFSTGYPLLAILFCLVLTGVLGYGIRNLEYEGDLRALLPQDWDSVKEAERVEELFGASEVVLVVLQAEQALSAQGLEALAGVEQQLEQAGIVYSTVSLASLQDILGQGDRLVIRDFIQQPPQTPQQVRLLEQRIADDPLIYGGLVAKDFSGLAVVGMIKTDDSDEVLLQKLETIVEQYDGPGRLFFSGLPPIRAYMTRLMRQDLRTFLPLGFVLMIALLFFSFRTWRGVLLPLLVVAMSIASSMGLMSYLGIPLTVVGMLLPVMMIAIANDYGIHLVARYTEDVPEASGTDRKARAEVAARGLEHVIWPIMLAAGTTILGFLSLISHMMPPAKELGMLSAFGIFIAIVYSCLFIPAWLTLLPIPKRLIGRGHPSNRPLAALTSFCVRHPLPVVAVFVGMFLAFSIGILHIKVDANPLSYFEEQSQVVENSNAINAEYGGAITMSVLLHGDLLDPHNIAMLSEFTRIVRTWPEVGAAESIADYLERIHVAINPEIESGLPQTREQVYEELDLYSFQGGDSGRLIDFDFKNAQVLARLTIRRAEEFREVVRLSNRLIGLLYGPDPPMSVTGYVVMLVDLTHMVVNGQVRSLLLSLLMIMLCAALFMRSLRAGLLALGPLALAVVMVLGIMGFLGIELNMVTAMLTSIVVGVGVDYTVHYLWRYREERRSGANVEQAAVTTATTTGLGIVTNALSVIVGFAVLLTSNFVPLNFFGWLITLSILTCLLGAFCLLPALFGLGIRWPRGADLEKRD; encoded by the coding sequence GTGAAGTACTTCGTTCGCTTTTCCACCGGATACCCGCTGCTGGCGATCCTGTTCTGCCTGGTCCTCACCGGTGTTCTGGGCTATGGAATTCGCAATCTGGAATACGAGGGCGACCTGCGGGCCCTGTTGCCCCAGGACTGGGATAGCGTGAAGGAGGCCGAACGGGTCGAGGAGCTGTTCGGGGCCAGCGAGGTCGTACTGGTGGTGCTTCAGGCCGAGCAGGCGCTGTCTGCGCAGGGCCTGGAGGCGTTGGCCGGAGTCGAGCAACAGCTCGAGCAGGCCGGGATCGTCTACTCCACGGTCAGCCTGGCCTCGTTGCAGGACATCCTGGGCCAGGGCGATCGGCTGGTGATCCGCGACTTCATCCAGCAGCCGCCTCAGACCCCACAGCAGGTGCGGCTTCTCGAGCAACGCATTGCCGACGATCCGCTGATTTACGGCGGCCTGGTGGCCAAGGACTTCTCGGGTCTGGCCGTGGTCGGGATGATCAAGACCGACGACAGCGACGAGGTGCTGCTGCAGAAGCTGGAAACGATCGTCGAGCAGTACGACGGGCCGGGCCGCTTGTTCTTCTCCGGACTGCCGCCGATCCGGGCCTACATGACGCGTTTGATGCGTCAGGATCTGCGCACGTTCCTGCCCCTGGGTTTCGTGCTGATGATCGCCTTGCTGTTCTTCAGCTTCCGCACCTGGCGTGGAGTGCTGCTGCCGCTGCTGGTGGTGGCGATGAGCATCGCCAGCTCGATGGGCCTGATGTCCTATTTGGGCATTCCGCTGACCGTGGTCGGCATGCTCTTGCCGGTGATGATGATCGCGATTGCCAACGATTACGGCATTCACCTGGTGGCGCGCTATACCGAGGACGTGCCCGAAGCCTCGGGCACGGATCGTAAGGCCCGGGCCGAGGTCGCGGCTCGCGGACTCGAGCACGTGATCTGGCCGATCATGCTCGCGGCGGGGACCACGATCCTGGGCTTCCTCTCGCTGATCTCGCACATGATGCCGCCGGCCAAGGAACTGGGCATGCTCTCGGCGTTCGGGATCTTCATCGCCATCGTCTACTCCTGTCTGTTCATCCCCGCCTGGCTGACCCTGCTGCCGATTCCCAAGCGGTTGATCGGACGCGGGCACCCGAGCAACAGGCCGCTGGCCGCGCTGACCAGCTTCTGCGTGCGCCACCCGCTGCCGGTGGTCGCGGTGTTCGTCGGCATGTTCCTGGCCTTCAGCATCGGCATTTTGCACATCAAGGTCGACGCCAACCCGCTGAGCTACTTTGAGGAGCAAAGTCAGGTCGTAGAAAACTCCAATGCGATCAACGCCGAGTACGGCGGCGCGATCACCATGTCGGTTCTGCTGCACGGCGACCTGCTCGACCCGCACAACATCGCGATGCTCAGCGAGTTCACGCGTATCGTGCGCACCTGGCCCGAGGTCGGGGCCGCGGAGAGCATCGCGGACTATCTGGAACGGATCCACGTCGCGATCAACCCCGAGATCGAAAGCGGGCTGCCTCAGACTCGCGAGCAGGTCTACGAGGAGCTCGACCTCTACAGCTTCCAGGGCGGCGATTCGGGACGGCTGATCGACTTCGACTTTAAGAACGCCCAGGTGCTGGCCCGGCTGACCATCCGCCGCGCCGAGGAGTTCCGCGAGGTGGTGCGGCTCTCCAACCGGCTGATCGGCCTGCTCTACGGCCCGGATCCGCCGATGTCGGTCACCGGCTACGTGGTGATGCTCGTCGATCTGACGCACATGGTGGTCAACGGCCAGGTGCGCTCGCTGCTGCTCTCGCTGCTGATGATCATGCTCTGCGCCGCGCTGTTCATGCGCTCGCTGCGCGCCGGACTGCTGGCGCTGGGTCCGCTGGCCCTGGCCGTGGTGATGGTGCTGGGGATCATGGGCTTTTTGGGTATCGAGCTGAATATGGTCACGGCAATGCTGACCAGCATCGTGGTCGGCGTGGGCGTGGACTACACCGTGCACTACCTCTGGCGCTACCGCGAGGAGCGCCGCAGCGGCGCGAACGTGGAGCAGGCCGCGGTGACCACCGCCACCACCACCGGCCTGGGCATCGTCACCAACGCGCTGTCGGTGATCGTGGGCTTCGCGGTGCTGCTGACCTCGAACTTCGTGCCGCTGAATTTCTTCGGCTGGCTGATCACGCTCTCGATTTTGACCTGCCTGCTCGGCGCGTTCTGCTTGCTGCCCGCGCTGTTCGGCCTGGGGATCCGCTGGCCGCGCGGGGCTGATCTGGAAAAGCGTGATTGA
- the holB gene encoding DNA polymerase III subunit delta': protein MSFSQLLGQPRVSAALLRALKLERVAHAYLFVGADGVGRRTTARLLAMALNCESSGADACGECGPCRKIIRGTHPDIVELTPEKDFITIGQVRELQASMAYRPYEGRFRVISVAPAEAMNANAQNALLKTLEEPPQGNVLILICASPQRLLRTIQSRCQRMVFGLLPRPVIVRLLCEQGVEPQRAELLARLAEGSLGRAQALAQGELQLQRERIAVALEALSEGGTHGIWEFAEQLAQGDIDELDESLELTKTWLRDALLIRSGAGSERLLNIDRLELLDSLARRFDEQALLAGIEAGSQLQARLRFYPNRRLALWNLGLALTSPPTGTLEG from the coding sequence TTGAGCTTCTCGCAACTGCTCGGCCAACCGCGGGTGAGCGCGGCGCTGCTGCGCGCGCTCAAGCTCGAGCGCGTGGCGCACGCCTACCTGTTCGTGGGCGCCGACGGCGTGGGACGCCGCACCACGGCACGCCTGCTGGCGATGGCGCTCAACTGCGAGTCCAGCGGCGCTGACGCCTGCGGCGAATGCGGCCCGTGCCGCAAGATCATCAGGGGCACGCACCCGGATATCGTCGAACTGACGCCGGAGAAAGACTTCATCACCATCGGCCAGGTGCGCGAGCTGCAGGCGTCCATGGCCTACCGGCCCTACGAGGGGCGCTTCCGCGTAATCAGCGTGGCCCCGGCCGAAGCGATGAACGCCAACGCCCAGAACGCGCTGCTCAAGACGCTGGAGGAGCCGCCGCAGGGCAACGTGCTGATCCTGATCTGCGCCTCGCCCCAGCGTTTGCTACGCACGATCCAGAGCCGTTGCCAGCGGATGGTTTTCGGCCTGCTTCCGCGGCCGGTGATCGTGCGCTTGCTGTGCGAGCAGGGCGTGGAGCCCCAGCGCGCCGAGCTGCTGGCGCGGCTGGCCGAGGGCTCGCTGGGAAGGGCCCAGGCGCTGGCTCAGGGCGAGCTGCAACTACAACGCGAGCGGATCGCCGTGGCGCTCGAGGCGCTGAGTGAGGGCGGCACCCACGGGATCTGGGAGTTCGCCGAGCAGTTGGCCCAGGGCGACATCGACGAGCTCGACGAGTCGCTGGAATTGACTAAAACCTGGCTGCGCGACGCGCTGCTGATCCGCTCGGGAGCGGGCTCCGAACGCCTGCTCAACATCGACCGCCTGGAGCTGCTCGACAGCCTGGCCCGACGCTTTGACGAGCAGGCGCTGCTCGCAGGGATCGAGGCCGGCTCCCAGCTTCAGGCACGGCTCCGATTCTACCCCAACCGCCGGCTGGCCCTATGGAACCTCGGACTGGCGCTGACCAGTCCGCCGACCGGCACACTCGAGGGTTGA
- a CDS encoding stage 0 sporulation family protein, giving the protein MRVVKIKFRRSGKRFDFDAGELELRQGQQVVLQIEKGTALGTVVVDAQEQNLPEDESRKPVLRVATDEDLKQSQRLHRRAREAFGFCLRRINERKLPMKLVDAEFLLDESRATFFFTAEGRVDFRELVRDLAHEFRTRIEMMQIGVRDEAKILGGYGICGRELCCASWLVKFNPVSIRMAKDQSLSLNPSKVSGVCGRLMCCLAYEHQQYLDQIATLPRLGKRYVCEQGPCRVCRIDVMGSRVFAMVEGQGEVEISGQPLEPYSQQNRQQDKPEPRPEPRAPGRPRPQPKARPRPPAFQVTPTPETPQAPPAPQPPPAPQGPQEPGEQQPKPEGEGAAEGQPDQAKTGDRRRRGRRSRRRRRRKPAAKTE; this is encoded by the coding sequence ATGCGTGTTGTTAAAATAAAGTTTCGCCGCTCGGGCAAACGCTTTGATTTCGACGCCGGCGAATTGGAGCTGCGGCAAGGCCAACAGGTCGTGTTGCAGATCGAAAAGGGTACGGCTCTAGGTACGGTGGTCGTCGACGCGCAGGAGCAAAACCTGCCCGAGGACGAGTCGCGCAAGCCGGTGCTGCGCGTGGCCACCGATGAAGACCTCAAGCAGTCCCAGCGGCTGCACCGCAGGGCGCGCGAGGCGTTCGGTTTCTGCCTGCGCCGCATCAACGAGCGCAAACTGCCGATGAAGCTGGTGGACGCTGAGTTCCTGCTCGACGAGAGCCGCGCGACCTTCTTCTTCACGGCCGAGGGGCGCGTGGACTTCCGCGAGCTGGTGCGCGACCTGGCCCACGAGTTCCGCACGCGAATCGAGATGATGCAGATCGGCGTGCGCGACGAGGCTAAAATCCTCGGCGGCTACGGCATCTGCGGACGCGAGCTGTGCTGCGCCTCCTGGCTGGTCAAATTCAACCCGGTCAGCATCCGCATGGCCAAGGACCAGTCGCTCTCGCTCAATCCCTCCAAGGTCTCCGGAGTCTGCGGCAGGCTGATGTGCTGCCTGGCCTACGAGCACCAGCAGTACCTCGACCAGATCGCGACCCTGCCCCGTTTGGGCAAGCGCTACGTGTGCGAGCAGGGCCCCTGCCGCGTCTGCCGCATCGATGTGATGGGCAGCCGGGTCTTCGCGATGGTGGAAGGCCAAGGCGAGGTCGAGATCTCCGGCCAGCCGCTCGAGCCCTACTCCCAACAAAACCGTCAGCAGGACAAACCCGAACCGCGGCCCGAGCCGCGCGCGCCCGGCCGTCCACGACCGCAGCCCAAGGCGCGTCCGCGACCGCCCGCATTCCAGGTGACCCCAACGCCTGAGACGCCCCAGGCGCCCCCGGCGCCTCAGCCACCCCCGGCGCCTCAGGGGCCTCAGGAGCCTGGCGAACAACAGCCGAAGCCAGAGGGAGAGGGCGCGGCCGAGGGGCAGCCGGACCAGGCCAAGACCGGCGACCGTCGACGCAGGGGACGCCGCTCGCGCAGGCGCAGACGGCGCAAACCGGCGGCTAAAACCGAGTAG
- a CDS encoding methyltransferase domain-containing protein — protein sequence MDQAQQSERSPEFDRYRDDDRDRRDELTMVKHRHRARYLIDGARRIRNGLRGLDLLDAGCGQGLLLSLIPDRAALCGFDASQALIENNLAKDCAELSLRDVYATGFDDERFDVVFCQQVLEHLQHPQQALAELARVARPGGLIAASVPYDERIKLEVCVHCGKTTPRNGHLQRFDECNINEFLPPQLKLVALRKVCCRPVYNRGHRLPVPLFRLLDRAALTLGLGPARWMVFFARKVG from the coding sequence GTGGACCAGGCGCAACAATCCGAACGCAGCCCGGAGTTCGACCGTTATCGGGACGACGACCGCGACCGTCGCGACGAGCTGACGATGGTCAAGCATCGCCACCGCGCGCGCTACCTGATCGACGGCGCGCGACGCATCCGCAACGGGCTTCGCGGGCTGGACCTGCTCGACGCGGGCTGCGGCCAGGGTCTGCTGCTGAGCCTGATCCCGGATCGCGCCGCGCTGTGCGGCTTCGACGCCAGCCAAGCGTTAATCGAGAACAACTTGGCCAAGGACTGCGCCGAGCTGTCGCTACGCGACGTCTACGCCACGGGCTTTGACGACGAGCGCTTCGACGTGGTGTTTTGCCAGCAGGTGCTCGAGCACTTGCAGCACCCGCAGCAAGCCCTGGCCGAGCTGGCGCGCGTTGCCCGGCCCGGCGGACTGATCGCTGCCAGCGTGCCCTACGACGAGCGAATCAAGCTCGAGGTCTGCGTACACTGCGGCAAGACCACGCCGCGCAACGGCCATTTGCAACGCTTTGACGAATGCAACATCAACGAATTTCTGCCGCCGCAGCTAAAGCTCGTCGCACTGCGCAAGGTCTGCTGCCGCCCGGTCTACAACCGCGGCCACCGGCTGCCCGTGCCGCTGTTTCGACTGCTGGATCGCGCGGCCCTGACCCTGGGGTTGGGCCCGGCGCGCTGGATGGTTTTCTTCGCGCGCAAAGTCGGCTGA
- the acpS gene encoding holo-ACP synthase, with protein sequence MIVGIGTDLVEIGRIRAGLERFGQRFIQRVYTAQETAYCLQYHDSAPHFAARFAAKEAVAKALGVGLSQGVKFTQIEVVSLENGRVSIRLSGAAADLAGQLGIVNWHLSLSHSDLTASAYAIAEGAAS encoded by the coding sequence ATGATCGTCGGCATCGGCACGGATCTGGTCGAGATCGGGCGCATCCGCGCCGGACTCGAGCGCTTCGGCCAACGCTTTATCCAGCGGGTCTACACAGCCCAGGAAACAGCTTATTGTCTTCAATATCATGATTCAGCGCCGCATTTTGCCGCACGCTTCGCCGCCAAAGAGGCTGTGGCCAAGGCCCTGGGAGTCGGCCTGAGCCAGGGCGTGAAGTTCACCCAAATCGAGGTCGTTTCCCTTGAGAACGGGCGCGTATCAATACGCCTGTCAGGCGCAGCCGCGGACCTGGCCGGGCAGCTCGGGATCGTCAACTGGCACCTGAGCCTGAGCCATAGCGACCTGACCGCCAGCGCCTATGCCATTGCCGAGGGGGCAGCGTCATAG
- a CDS encoding YchF/TatD family DNA exonuclease, with amino-acid sequence MYLIETHAHLDMAQFDEDRTEVIGRAVARGVRRIVSVGIDVASSRAAVELAQRFPAVYAAVGIHPHDAKSADDRALAQIEQLAAHPKVVAIGEIGLDFYRDHSPHDQQRSAFAAQLELAGRLGLPVIIHDRQAHEDVLAILDQHPCLPGVMHCFSGGPQLAQEVISRGLYLSFTGNITFKNADRARRALAAAGPDRLLLETDCPFMAPEPHRGSRNEPCHVELVAATAAKVLDLSLVEVAARTTDNAYELFGFERREAEPRIVYEFKDALYLNITNRCGNRCPWCARQSSYIVGPYLLKLQREPSPVELYAALDNYDVTQYPELVFCGFGEPLMRIDDLLQIARELRRRRARSIRVNTNGWAGLALGRDVVEPLVGLIDEVWVSLNAPDAANYEQLCHPEQGLKAYEALIEFVRRARELLPKVALSAVDYPGADIPGAQRAARDLGLPLHVRHYSQRP; translated from the coding sequence ATGTACCTGATCGAAACCCACGCGCATTTGGACATGGCGCAGTTTGACGAGGACCGCACTGAGGTGATCGGCCGCGCCGTGGCCCGCGGCGTGCGCCGGATCGTCAGCGTGGGCATCGACGTGGCCAGCAGCCGCGCCGCGGTCGAGCTGGCGCAGCGCTTCCCCGCGGTCTACGCTGCGGTCGGAATCCATCCCCACGACGCCAAGTCAGCCGACGATCGCGCCCTGGCGCAGATCGAGCAGCTCGCGGCCCATCCCAAGGTGGTGGCGATCGGCGAGATCGGCCTGGATTTCTATCGCGACCATTCGCCGCACGATCAACAGCGCAGCGCTTTTGCCGCGCAGCTCGAACTCGCCGGGCGCCTGGGATTGCCGGTGATCATCCACGACCGCCAGGCTCACGAAGATGTGCTCGCGATCCTCGATCAGCACCCGTGCCTGCCCGGGGTAATGCACTGCTTTTCCGGCGGTCCGCAGTTGGCGCAGGAGGTGATCTCGCGCGGGCTGTACCTGAGCTTCACCGGCAACATCACATTTAAAAACGCCGATCGCGCGCGCCGGGCATTGGCCGCGGCCGGACCCGACCGGCTGCTGCTCGAGACCGATTGCCCGTTCATGGCGCCCGAGCCGCACCGCGGATCGCGCAACGAACCGTGCCACGTCGAGCTGGTGGCCGCTACCGCGGCCAAGGTGCTGGACCTAAGTTTGGTCGAGGTGGCGGCACGCACAACCGACAACGCCTACGAGCTGTTCGGCTTTGAGCGGCGCGAGGCCGAGCCACGCATCGTCTACGAATTCAAGGACGCGCTGTATCTGAACATCACCAACCGCTGCGGCAATCGCTGCCCGTGGTGCGCGCGGCAAAGCTCGTACATCGTCGGCCCCTACCTGCTCAAGCTCCAACGCGAGCCCAGCCCTGTCGAGCTTTACGCGGCATTGGACAATTACGACGTGACGCAGTATCCGGAGCTGGTGTTCTGCGGATTCGGCGAGCCGCTGATGCGCATCGACGATCTGCTCCAGATCGCCCGCGAGCTGCGCCGACGCAGGGCGCGCAGCATCCGCGTCAACACCAACGGCTGGGCCGGGCTGGCCCTGGGCCGCGACGTGGTCGAACCGCTGGTCGGTTTAATCGACGAGGTCTGGGTGAGCCTCAACGCGCCGGACGCCGCGAACTACGAGCAGCTGTGCCACCCCGAACAGGGACTTAAGGCCTATGAAGCGCTGATCGAGTTCGTACGCCGCGCCCGCGAACTGCTGCCCAAGGTCGCGCTCTCCGCAGTGGACTATCCCGGCGCTGACATCCCGGGCGCGCAACGCGCGGCCCGCGACCTGGGACTCCCCCTGCACGTGCGCCATTACTCACAACGGCCTTGA